A section of the Spirosoma pollinicola genome encodes:
- a CDS encoding SIR2 family protein → MGNLYPTPNDWKAILVKALDMPVGDIPMIGTAYEVWDIILRRIVPYKEQSIDLLSCVTSREEVGGNNVFLLNLLDSLKDAHKRQVTAIAEAIIKKQCILFLGPSLLMCNQDGLPVPFDKAFSTELAAKLKQRSEPIFFEETKKDQLSYIAQRYNEIPTFTPEDLGQRASKFYEENQDESSLLFERLAKLYFPIIINTNPDKKLYRTIEERKPNTCIYRYYSFENNQNLSSEAQPIMNYNEQSDLAEDQPKTLFYNLLGSFDAPGSLMLSESRLLKFMDKVLRERPAIDKKIKAEFDDQKYYLFLGFDIEQWYVKILFSTVFGLSRQEGRGFSIFPENMIVIPANQDFFEEEFKFYFITNDLAKFIGQVLEKYRELGGK, encoded by the coding sequence TTGGGCAACCTGTATCCTACACCAAATGATTGGAAAGCGATACTGGTAAAAGCGCTTGATATGCCCGTAGGGGATATTCCCATGATCGGAACAGCCTATGAAGTTTGGGATATTATCCTTCGGCGCATTGTACCCTATAAAGAACAGTCCATTGACTTGCTGAGCTGCGTTACATCGCGGGAAGAAGTGGGCGGAAATAATGTGTTCCTGCTTAATTTATTGGACAGTTTAAAGGATGCGCATAAACGACAGGTAACGGCTATAGCGGAGGCAATTATCAAAAAACAATGCATCCTGTTTCTGGGACCAAGTTTGTTAATGTGCAATCAGGATGGTTTGCCGGTGCCTTTCGATAAGGCATTTTCGACAGAGTTGGCAGCGAAATTAAAACAGCGGTCGGAGCCTATATTTTTTGAGGAAACTAAAAAAGATCAGTTGAGCTACATTGCTCAGCGGTATAACGAAATTCCGACATTCACTCCCGAGGATTTAGGGCAGAGAGCCAGTAAATTCTACGAAGAAAATCAGGATGAAAGCAGCCTGTTGTTCGAACGCCTGGCTAAATTATATTTCCCTATTATCATCAATACGAATCCCGATAAAAAACTATATCGAACTATCGAAGAAAGAAAACCAAATACGTGTATTTATCGATATTATTCGTTTGAAAACAATCAAAATCTTTCCAGTGAGGCCCAGCCCATTATGAATTACAATGAGCAGTCTGACCTGGCCGAAGATCAGCCTAAAACATTGTTTTATAACCTATTAGGCTCATTTGATGCCCCAGGCTCTTTGATGCTGTCTGAAAGTCGGTTGCTTAAATTTATGGACAAAGTACTTCGGGAACGTCCAGCCATCGACAAAAAAATAAAGGCGGAATTCGATGACCAGAAATACTATTTATTTCTTGGCTTTGATATTGAGCAGTGGTATGTAAAAATTTTATTCAGCACGGTTTTTGGCCTTAGCCGACAGGAAGGACGCGGGTTTTCAATTTTTCCCGAAAACATGATTGTTATACCGGCAAATCAGGATTTTTTTGAAGAAGAATTTAAATTCTATTTCATTACGAATGATCTGGCAAAATTTATCGGGCAGGTATTGGAAAAGTATCGAGAGTTGGGCGGAAAGTGA